The following are encoded together in the Chlorocebus sabaeus isolate Y175 chromosome 20, mChlSab1.0.hap1, whole genome shotgun sequence genome:
- the LOC140709468 gene encoding histone H3: MARTKQTARKSTGGKAPRKQLATKAARKSAPATGGVKKPHRYRPGTVALREIRRYQKSTELLIRKLPFQRLVREIAQDFKTDLRFQSSAVMALQEASEAYLVGLFEDTNLCAIHAKRVTIMPKDIQLARRIRGERA; this comes from the coding sequence ATGGCCCGTACTAAGCAGACTGCTCGCAAGTCGACCGGCGGCAAGGCCCCGAGGAAGCAGCTGGCCACCAAAGCTGCCCGCAAGAGCGCGCCGGCCACGGGCGGGGTGAAGAAGCCGCACCGCTACCGGCCCGGCACCGTGGCCCTGCGGGAGATCCGGCGCTACCAGAAGTCCACGGAGCTGCTGATCCGCAAGCTCCCTTTCCAGCGGCTGGTACGCGAGATCGCGCAGGACTTTAAGACGGACCTGCGCTTCCAGAGTTCTGCGGTGATGGCGCTGCAGGAGGCCAGCGAGGCCTACCTGGTGGGGCTGTTCGAAGACACGAACCTGTGCGCCATCCATGCCAAGCGCGTGACCATCATGCCCAAGGACATCCAGTTGGCCCGCCGCATCCGCGGGGAGCGGGCCTAA
- the LOC103247165 gene encoding histone H2B type 2-F translates to MPDPAKSAPAPKKGSKKAVTKVQKKDGKKRKRSRKESYSVYVYKVLKQVHPDTGISSKAMGIMNSFVNDIFERIAGEASRLAHYNKRSTITSREIQTAVRLLLPGELAKHAVSEGTKAVTKYTSSNIF, encoded by the exons ATGCCGGATCCAGCAAAATCCGCTCCTGCTCCCAAGAAGGGCTCCAAAAAGGCTGTTACGAAAGTGCAGAAGAAGGACGGAAAGAAGCGCAAGCGCAGCCGCAAGGAGAGCTACTCCGTTTACGTGTACAAGGTGCTGAAGCAGGTTCACCCCGACACCGGCATCTCGTCCAAGGCTATGGGCATCATGAACTCCTTCGTCAACGACATCTTCGAGCGCATCGCGGGAGAGGCGTCCCGCCTGGCGCACTACAACAAGCGCTCCACCATCACGTCCCGCGAGATCCAGACGGCCGTGCGCCTGCTGCTGCCCGGCGAGCTGGCCAAGCACGCCGTGTCCGAGGGCACCAAGGCGGTCACCAAGTACACCAGCTCGAA CATTTTCTAG
- the LOC103247220 gene encoding LOW QUALITY PROTEIN: uncharacterized protein (The sequence of the model RefSeq protein was modified relative to this genomic sequence to represent the inferred CDS: inserted 2 bases in 1 codon; deleted 3 bases in 2 codons; substituted 3 bases at 3 genomic stop codons): MNLEVSIPSLEGEERPLTTHNDPPSQPNAGSTPPVHSGELCFDLEALGLKDGPKTLTGEASIGPREKKDILPPRDPPKDGPWTLVGEARRFPSPCGLAPAEPGAFLPAGLLIPRSQPAPFLLLTRQSKKLGRLLGTQRRPPASYDLSVLLSAEARPGSRTKAWRXLQPPXTAARWRRTGAREXAGPGRGGSDSATRLGRPRARAYYGTAILPPDFHICRPRGNNDVAIWGDCPLTRANQTQTATPCSLPSACRRSHPPTPRAHLSLLQPPGMQIISHWVLVXGRSCGEARTQQLSPQLGSRAPAAAALRWGRRLQYAQAATVWRKRPAVGHAWSATLQPIIYGSNNLESSCYVCHTPVFSLNF, translated from the exons ATGAATTTAGAGGTCTCCATACCGAGCCTGGAAGGTGAGGAACGACCCCTAACGACCCACAACGACCCACCCTCCCAACCTAATGCCGGTTCTACTCCGCCTGTCCACTCTGGGGAGCTGTGCTTTGACTTGGAAGCCCTCGGATTGAAGGATGGGCCCAAGACCCTCACAGGTGAAGCCTCGATAGGTCCCAGGGAGAAGAAAGACATTCTTCCACCCCGCGATCCCCCAAAA GATGGGCCGTGGACCCTCGTGGGTGAAGCTCGGCGGTTTCCGAGTCCATGTGGGTTGGCCCCTGCGGAGCCTGGAGCCTTCTTGCCTGCGGGCTTGCTGATCCCGCGGAGCCAGCCAGCTCCCTTCCTGCTTCTGACG CGCCAGTCCAAGAAGCTGGGACGGCTGCTGGGAACCCAGCGCCGTCCTCCCGCTTCCTATGATCTATCAGTCCTACTCTCCGCGGAGGCTCGGCCTGGCAGCAGAACCAAGGCTTGGCGGTAGCTGCAACCTCCATAGACGGCCGCCAGGTGGCGCCGTACCGGGGCCCGAGAGTAGGCAGGCCCAGGGCGGGGTGGGAGCGACTCA GCTACgcgcctggggaggccgcgggcCCGCGCGTACTACGGAACTGCCATCCTGCCGCCGGATTTTCACATCTGCCGGCCCAGAGGAAACAATGACGTTGCGATTTGGGGGGACTGCCCCTTGACTCGGGCGAATCAGACACAAACGGCC ACCCCTTGCTCTCTTCCATCCGCCTGCCGCCGCTCCCACCCACCGACTCCTAGAGCTCATTTGTCGCTCCTGCAGCCTCCAGGAATGCAAATAATTTCTCACTGGGTTTTGGT AGGGCGGAGCTGCGGAGAAGCGCGCACCCAACAGCTTTCGCCGCAGCTGGGTTCCCGGGCGCCGGCGGCTGCGGCCCTCAGATGGGGGCGGAGGCTGCAATATGCACAGGCGGCCACAGTGTGGCGCAAGCGCCCTGCCGTGGGACACGCTTGGAGCGCGACGCTCCAACCCATCATTTACGGGTCAAATAATCTAGAATCAAGTTGCTACGTGTGTCATACTCCTGTTTTTTCCCTAAACTTTTAG